The Penaeus chinensis breed Huanghai No. 1 chromosome 16, ASM1920278v2, whole genome shotgun sequence sequence AGTACAGggcataaaaaggaaaaaagaaaaattaaactgGAACTTCAGAAaaattatttgagagagagaaaacgatggaAGAAATATGACGCATCTTATTAGTGAAATTAAAAAATATAGGCCATTGGCAGGACAACTTTAAGcttcccaatattttttttttttttttttttgtgaatttatttATCGAATtcatataaaacagaaaaaaaaaaatcagtagaaaagaagagaacatcAGGGATGAACCGCATCCATGTAgacgaatgtagaaaaggtatgaatgagaatgaatatcttcacaatacaagagatgtatttgatgtaattgatcggtcaaatacatcaaatacatctcctgtattgtgaagatattcattttcattcataccttttctacatacaaacATCAAGAAATTAACGGCGAGATGGAATTAGTTTATTAAAGACCATTGTTCCCCAAATGAAATGGAAGTAGCCACTCCACAGATCCAGCAATGAGTTGTTTCTAATGAGGCTTATGCTATACCGTTAACTTTCTGGACATGCGATGCCTGTTTCTCTGCCAGATGCTCGTGTTTCCAATGGCCTCCTGCACGCAAAGAGGAAAAAGTTAGCTCTATGCCTTGATAGGAAGAAGGAGCCCGAGGAAAAGGAAacatgagggagaaaggaaatggagggtGTTTGGGAAGAGGCTTTTAGCCATGTATTAATCtatgtacatgcaaatacacacacataccgagggagatagagagtgagagagaattccttttggaggaggaggaaaataaggaaagggatgcgtgtgtttttgtttgtatgtatgtgtaattctagccaatgtaaacagatatatatgtatgtatgtatatatatacttatatacacatacaggtgtatgtgtattaaacatttatacatatatatgcctatatatacacacacacacacacacacatatatatatatatatatatatatatatatatatatatatatatatatatatatgcatatatatgtacataagagtgtgtatataaatatatgtatattttgaccAAGGTCAATTGGGCTTAGCcctaatcagtatatatatgtatgtatatatatatgtatatatgtatttgtgtgtgtatatagccaATTTGACCCAGTTCAAATTGGCGGAGTCCTACTCACTCTTGGTCATATCTAGAGTGGTCATATTTtagctttatatacatatatacaagtatgtttcTATATCTACACGAATATGTACATCTGATTCCACATTTTTCGAAGAAGATTCGTGTGTATGGGtatacaaatttatgtgtatgtacgtctatGTGGGCGTGCATGAGGTAAAAACCGAAACAAAATAACCTTATTAAATAAAGATTCGTGTGTATGGGtatacaaatttatgtgtatgtacgtctatGTGGGCGTGCATGAGGTAAAAACCGAAACAAAATAACCTTATTAAATGTCTGAATCCAAAAAGGCACCAAAGTACAAAGTTCTCAACCACGTACATCGCCTCTGTGACCTTCACCCTCTTGCTCCATGGCCCTGACAAACAGCATaatgttttccttccctttttcataGCCTGGCCTTCCTTTGACCAACGAGCCGAAAACAAAGACACTAGAGCGTTACCTGTGTCTGTGGTGTGGATTTCCTTCCCTTCGTTTAGTATAAAAGACCTGCTATGAGGGAGGTGGGTGTCATAACACTGCTTTGTCTAACACAGTAAAGACCTCGGAAATTTGCATCATGATGAAGTCTATGGTTGGTGTTCTTTGAAGCATTGTCTGAACGTGTATGGACACTTTAAATGCTGCATATTTTACATTGTACAGAGAAAGTTCAAAAGAAATATGATCTTTCTACAGGTTGGAAATATCACTGGTAAATATCCGAGAAATGGTAAAAGCGATTTTTTCCTTACAGACATTGCTCGTGGTGTTGGCCATGGCAATGTTGGTTACAGCTCGACCAGAAATCCTGGACTTCGAGGGCGAGGATCACCAGCACCAGCAGGAGGGAGACGCCGGGGAGCACGTGGAAGGATCCTACAGGTCAGCAAAGAGCAGGAAGCCAGATCCTCATAATCGTCTGTCATTTCAGGAATGTGTTTTGGATCAGATTATTAAGGAAGAGATGTTTTCCCGATAAATACCGCATTAGGCTAGTTTAATGATACAACACTATAATTCATTCTACACCTAACATGACTCCAGTGTTGATCCTCAATGACCCCCCTGCAGCTGGACGTCCCCCGAAGGCGAGGAGTTCCACGTCAAGTACGTCGCCGACGAGGACGGCTACCGGGTGCTGGAGTCGAACGCCGTGCCCGTGAACCACGACGGAATGGCGGCGGACGGCAACCAGGGAGCctttggggaggaagaagaaggaggagagcgataaggacaggggaagaaggagaaacaattgagtggaagaagaagacggGGAACGATACGAATGGAAGGAGAAAGCAGAGGACGATAGGGCCCTATTTCTTATGTTGATAATCGAAATGAACACAGGTAGTTGTTGGCTCCTTGCCATGTAGACCGCCACGTCAATAAAATATCAAACATACAGTTTCTCTTATTATTGAACCAATAGAAATTTATGTAAATCCCAACAATCCTAATAACAGTATACGCCAAAGGCCATACAACTCTGAAAACGCATATTATTCGCCGCCTGTGTACCCAACAAGATTTGTAACTAAAGAGAACCACACATACTGTGGGTCACGCAGCTCGACGATGCCAGGGCCTCTTCTTCCCTGCCACAGTAATGGAGATTAGTTGtaatgaaagaaacagacaaaataataataataatgataataataataataataataataataataataataatgataataataataataatgataataataataataatgataataataataataataataatgataataataataataatgataataataataataatgataataataataataatgataataataataataataataataatgataataataataatgataataataataatgataataataataataatgataataataataataataataatgataataataataataataatgataataataataatgataatgataataataataataataatgataataataataataatgataataataataataatgataataataataataataataataataataataatgataataataataataataatgataataataataataataataataataataatgataataataataataataataataataataataataataataatgataataataataataata is a genomic window containing:
- the LOC125033697 gene encoding cuticle protein CP575-like produces the protein MKAMTLFVLMAVAVLAAARPEILDFEGEDHQHQQEGDAGEHVEGSYSWTSPEGEEFHVKYVADEDGYRVLESNAVPVNHDGMAADGNQGAFGEEEEGGER